A region of uncultured Anaeromusa sp. DNA encodes the following proteins:
- a CDS encoding nucleoside triphosphate pyrophosphohydrolase yields the protein MRNIKEAAVVYPEETGTVIRHDKLVRDGIPEVIAKAGKKAVWHQEKDAKELFHRLQHKLQEEAMEYRSNPCVEELADLTEVLDGMAHQQGISMGEVLQVKAQKRKERGGFEQGIVLERIE from the coding sequence GTGCGCAATATTAAAGAGGCGGCAGTGGTGTATCCGGAAGAAACTGGCACCGTTATTCGGCATGATAAGCTCGTGCGCGACGGCATTCCCGAGGTCATTGCCAAGGCGGGCAAGAAAGCCGTCTGGCATCAGGAGAAAGACGCTAAGGAGCTATTTCATCGCCTCCAGCATAAGCTTCAAGAAGAAGCTATGGAATACCGCAGCAATCCTTGCGTGGAAGAGCTTGCAGATTTGACGGAAGTGCTGGACGGCATGGCACATCAGCAGGGGATTTCCATGGGAGAAGTCCTGCAGGTGAAAGCGCAAAAACGCAAAGAACGTGGCGGTTTTGAACAAGGGATTGTGCTGGAGAGAATAGAGTGA
- a CDS encoding phospholipase D-like domain-containing protein, which yields MKGLVRIKAITVPQHSFCECLNADIEAAQEVHILASFLMESGIKLILPALKKAVDKDVAVRVLTGRYLGITELAALYLLKKEFAEAPNFQLRLFPDTAVSFHPKAYFLDMPEGRKVYVGSSNLSWSALCKGYEFPFLPAK from the coding sequence TTGAAGGGACTGGTTCGAATTAAGGCGATCACGGTACCGCAGCATTCCTTCTGTGAATGTCTCAATGCAGATATTGAAGCTGCGCAAGAAGTACATATTCTGGCCTCGTTTCTTATGGAATCTGGCATTAAGCTCATTTTGCCAGCTCTGAAAAAAGCGGTGGACAAAGACGTAGCCGTGCGGGTTCTTACCGGACGGTATCTTGGCATTACCGAGCTGGCGGCGCTGTATTTGCTTAAAAAAGAATTTGCCGAAGCGCCTAATTTTCAGCTGCGTTTGTTTCCGGACACCGCAGTGTCCTTTCATCCGAAGGCATACTTTTTGGATATGCCGGAAGGGCGAAAAGTATACGTGGGGTCGTCGAATCTTTCCTGGTCGGCGCTATGCAAAGGCTATGAATTTCCTTTTTTGCCAGCGAAGTAG